The following coding sequences are from one Malus sylvestris unplaced genomic scaffold, drMalSylv7.2, whole genome shotgun sequence window:
- the LOC126613641 gene encoding protein ALP1-like has protein sequence MQFIYVFPGWEGSASDSRVLHDAISRPNGFKVPAGCYYLVDGGYTNGEGFLAPYRGIPYHLSEWEGRTPSNKEEYFNMKHSKARNVIERCFGLLKGRWSILRSPSFYPIRTQGRIITACCLLHNLIRQEMSVDPMENLPIIEDGQNTEEGEYVGSVQSSDQWTAMRNDMAEEMYNEWRAIRNQQPN, from the exons atgcagttcatatatgtgtttccggggtgggagggttccgcatcagactctagagtgctacatgatgcaattagtaggcctaatggttttaaggtaccagcgg gttgttattaccttgtagatggtggttatacaaatggtgaaggattccttgcaccctatagaggaataccttatcatttatctgaatgggagggacgaacaccttctaataaggaagaatattttaacatgaagcattctaaggcaaggaatgtaattgaacgctgttttggcttgctaaaaggaaggtggtcgatactaaggagtccatctttctatccgataaggacacaaggtcgaataattaccgcttgttgcctactacacaatcttattaggcaagagatgtcagtagatccaatggagaatttgccaataatagaagatggacaaaatacagaagaaggtgaatatgttggtagtgTTCAATCATCGGACCAGTGGACTGCAATGAGGAATGATATGGCTGAGGAAATGTATAAtgagtggagagcaattaggaaccagcaaccgaactag